In the genome of Epinephelus moara isolate mb chromosome 14, YSFRI_EMoa_1.0, whole genome shotgun sequence, the window CTAGACACTAAAAAGGGAACAAACATGAAGGGACTCTCCGATGACCCCGCGGCCATTTTGACATGTATGAGACAAAACAGCTCCGGTCGGCGTGGCGCTGTGACCCAGACCGACCCGAATTCAGCCAGAAAACTGACCTGGTTTTGGGGTGTTTCAGTCGAGCAACACAACAATCCAAACTGAACAAACTGTGGAGCCATTGTAATGGAAATTATTCACATAATTTAAAGGTAAATCATATAAAATCTGTACAACTTTCAACACTTATCTAACGGAAACTTTGAGGCCACGAAGCAGAAACACTGTGAGGTAACCTTGCATTCTTCCACTCTCTGCACTCGGCTCATTCCTGACAGTTTGTTGTGAGTCCGCCTGCAGATCCTGAAATAAACTGACAGAGAGACGAGTTTCTGACTCAGGTGTTTTGTCTAATCCAAATTACCACCACACCCTCAAATGAGAAGCATCTCCTGTATCTGATATCACCTGCAGCCCAGAATGTGACCTCAGTATTACTGCACAGCCTAAACAGAGTTCGTCAACGCTGGTGAAGCCAAAGACAACCTCTAACTTCACACAGTGGTGGTAAACTTAACCAGAGCTCCTAAAATGGAGGAAAATCCAACGCTGACAACAAGCAATGTAAAAGGAACAATGTGTGTGACTTCAGGGGGATTAGGTGAGGTGAGGAGTGCAGATTGCATCCAGCTGAAACTGATCTTCCtcagaatttcttcagtgttcattgatcaggaggttttcaccaggagccaGATTATACtcagagatctcttcctctccaacatGACCAGACCAGCTGATTAACAccacagaaaacactgaataaaggagtttcacgttacaaatccgCGTTTATCCGATGCTGTGTGGCATGTCACTGACTGGCCGATCGCCCTGCGCCCATGAATGTGCTCACCTGTTTTCTCTGATATCTTAACGTGAGCTCGCCTTAGTTCTGATCCTggcgaattatctgcagaggcctcctcctcatcatcaaaataaacccacccggtgatttaaaccagtgaaaGCAGAATGCAATTAAGCACTTAAAGGGTTATAAAAGAATCAGTGACGGGGCCTCTAACTGGAGTCAGTGTTTGGGTTGTCctttctgggccactgtagaaacatatcAGTGATCATGGTGGACTccgtagatgaggacctgctccctatggaGATGTGAAcaactcattctaaggcaacaaaaacatgacaaatctcattttcaggtgattacacactaaagaaactCACTTATTATATCATGTTCACTGTCTGCCAATATTTCCTCCTGGACCTTTATAGAAATCTGCGTCCCGCCCGCCGTGCAAACCAGCCGATCACAGCTCGCTGTCACAGTGAATTAGTGAACACATATAAACAGCAACTGCACGTCAGCGCTCTGCTGAGGTCAACCATCCCTCCGTCGCTCTAAATCACAGATTAAATGACAGCGTGCAAACACAGGGGGGGAATTTATTCAAAGCAGAACACGACTCCATCACGTACGATGCAGACGTCTGGTGGCGTGGTGGTGACATCAGCGGGAGAAATCCTCACGCTGACTCATAAATCAAACCCACACTAAAGGTATATTAACCCCTTATTGCACGTAGAAACCACCTTTACATTTTAAAGGCCATGTACATAAGTGacatgtcacactgtcatgggtTTGTAAGAACATCAAGTCCAGTGGCATCACTCTGTGGAGACGTGATGAGCTGTGACTTTATTTACTCTGACTGTTTTGgcaataaaatgtcaggaaatagtGAAACATGACCAAGTGACAAAGTCTTCAACTGTTTTAACCCACCAACAGttcagtttatcatgtttgacaaagaaaaacatcaaattcTCACTTTTGAGACGCAGAAAAACTCaaaatatttggattttttttttatttaaatatgacTAAAACGATtatttaattatcaaaatacttgcaaattaaatatttgcCATTTGATGAACTGATTTAAATGTTTACCTGTTGCAACTCTAGcacaaatgtatattttgaaatattaaatgaggtaaatttacaataaaaatgtgcatttttgctgtttttaattatttataagaaacaataaaaaattaaagtagTAAACCACATGTTGCTGGGTGGATCCATCACAGTGGGACAGGTTCATGCAGCAGGCCACAAAGTTGCACTAATCTGCATTGtgcattaatgtttatttatatttgaggtttaatttgatttatcaatttatattttttactcTCTGATAATCATCGTAATGTCACAAGTAATGTGTTCACGGCTGTATGAACAAACAATCTGTCTTATCTTTCTTTTACTTGACAGATTAATAACAAATCAGTGCGTAAAAGAAGTTTAATCAACTTTATGCGCCATGACGCTACTTTATAACATTGCTGCTCTTTTAATAAACAGATGTATATTTTGGTTTCCAGTCTTCCAGCCCTGAACTTGAACCAGGCCTCGGTCTCTTACCTTGGACCTCTCCCGGATCTTCTTGCACCCGAGCCGGCTCGCGCACACGGAGATGAGTTTATCGATGAGGTTGAGCAGGAAGTTGATCGCCTCGCAGCCGCGCTCGGCCCCGCTCACCCAGGCGATCTTATCCCCGCGGATTCTCCTCCGGTGGACGCCCCGGACGGAGCCGGCCAGCCTGCCGTCCTGCAGCGCTCCGGAGCGGTGCATGTCCTTCACCTGCTCCAGCACGACGCCGCCGGCCAGCTCCCCGAGGACATCGTCCACGTAGCAGAAGCCGTGCGCCAGCAGCGCCGGGACGATCCGCTCCAGCGCCAAACACTCCAGGTCCGCGTCCGAGACGTGCTCGATGAAAGGCATCTTAACGGCGGCGGAGATGTTGGACCGACTTCAGACTGATGACCGGACAGACAAAGTTCTGACAGAGCACAATAACCGTGGTTAATGTGTCACGTGTACAGATAAAGTGTGTTACTCTCTCAGAGACAGTTTGTCACCGAggtgtttgactgacagctgatatatgtctatatatatatatatatatgtatgtacatatacatatgATATGGAACAGTGACAAGAGGAGCTCTGAGCCTTcagactgctgcagctctgaACTCTTCACTGGCACCATCGGGCTCTTATTAAAGCCGCAGCACCGTCGAGCCTGCACGTGCGCAAACACACTACTTCCGGTTAgcgatttcaaaataaatgcctCATGCGATCGTACCTTGCATTTTGTTTCCAACACAAGGGTTGGGGGGGATCGACACAGCATATGATCAATACACGAACGCcgagtatctttttttttattttatgaattaTTTATATTGCAAAGAAAAATGTAACTTACTGGGATAATAAAATGAAGTGCCTTTTCAGTCCTTTAGACACATttagctgcaataaaaatgtctgcagtgagaaacagactgaaaacttaaacacattttgacaaagtttcctttggggacaaaaactgcatttgaaaAATGACTTGCAATATAACATGTAATGAACATAAGacttgttttactttcagtgctaAGAAAAAACTCGTGGACGCTACTTTTCTGTATTCTGTATGTATGCATCCTCCATTTTATGTATCACATGTGCACAGTCCCTGACTCATCACTGTatctttatgatttggtgggttggacGTCACTGACCACTCGCAGACAGCAGCACtgatatgtttatatttttagttTCCAGCTATGCTGCTCcaggtggttgctttttaatgaaccCTGTATGTGAACAGATCTGGGAAAACTATATGGGCATGGAACAATctccaaaaacataaaattacaAACCCATATatccactgatgaatttaagggcatcataaaaaATGTGGTGACAGACGTGCGCTTGTTTTCCGTGAGAGGCCactgtgtttgaatagttgttgttttattgtggattaatgtgttttaaataggcTGCTACCTCGGACAGGTTTCTGTTGTAAAATAGTTTTTAGATCTCAGTGGcgcttcctggttaaataatacaaaaaaataaataaccatGTATTATGGTGTTAGTAGTTGGTGGAAGTTAAATGTGTAACGGTATGAAATCTCTATTTTTAGGGGAGCAAagttataatgaaataaagggatgaaaaataaatgaatgaataaatcattttatttttcatgctaAATCAGAGCCCATAGTCTCGACTGTCATTGTCCACTTTTAACAAGTTGCTTATTTAGTGCTGCAACTAAATGACTGATATACTGATTGGCAgagaattaattaattagtgatgcaaaaataccaaaatatatGTCACattaaattgaatatctttgagttttggaaCCATCCACAGGGACAAACATGCAATTTGAAGATTTCATTATTGGTCAGAATTTTCCACATAACTGCACAAAATGTACGgctctttaatttatttatctttaaatatcTATCATGTACACTTtcataaatatttattaatattttctttgtgaattcTCCTCCTCTATATTCATTTAtctacttgttttttttatttacatctcTGGAGTTCATTAGATTTAGATTCTACAAATTATAACTGACATTTCTCACTATTTTATAATATTTAATGAACTAAATAATTTCTTTAAGTAATAGTTGgtgataaaaataattatttggcTCTTTATTAGACATCTACTCTTCATTAATTAAACCACAGATCTCACGAGGCAACAATCCGACTGAAAAGCGAGTCaagcctttattttgaaggcacGCAGTGAGACTTCCGGTCTTGTGGCTGGTTGTTGGAAAGTCCTGTGAGGGAGACAAGTGAGACGTGCTGGATGTGATGTTTACcatgagagggaggaggaggaggaaggaggaggaggaggaaggaggaggaggaggaggaaggaggaagaaggaggacCGCATGTTCGGGTTCATACGAACTCAGATACATTAGAACCTACACAATAACATGACTCCATGTTTATGTGTCATCAGCTCGCACCTGGTGTGTCTGAGGAAACAGAAATCAGAGGCtgtaataaaatatgaataataatcTGTTCACTGAATctaaacacatttatatgaacTGTGCGGGTGAAGAACGTTAATAAAGAACATTATGTACAACAAGTTCAACATGTGGCTGCTTTTTGTTGTGAAACTCTTCATTGAGTTGAAACAAGGTGAAGTGACTCCGCTCTGCTGCGTGCCCGCGCACTAGGCGTGCCCGCCGCCATTGACGACTGGGGCAGCAGCATGTAGCCCTCGCGCCACGTGACTGTGAACGTGAAGTTGACCACGCGCCAGGAAGACACAGCTGAGCGGATGGAACATATAGGATGATGGTGTTgggaaaaataattattataatgatgatgatgatgatgatgatgatgatgataattatttatttaataaacagGTTTGCCCCAAAATTTTAGACCACATTTCAGTCTCCCACTGAGCCGCAGACCTTTTTTTAACTGCCACCAAAATATTgactatttctttttcttttgttaaactTTACCTTTTTAACCCCATTTTCATATAAACAGCtgaatttattttcagtttacaGTTCATTACAAGATAAATTTTCAGTCAGAGTTtaatggaaaataaattaagaaaaatataaaagatttAAACAACCAATaacaataattacaataaagaaaaaactaattaattaataaataaataaacagttaagGAGATGTGGAAGAAGGTAATAACTAATATGTTCTAATAGCTCACACACTTCAGTAACTTCAGGTAACTTATCTCTGCACACCTGCACGTacatacactgacacacacacattaataccTGCACGTAACATTTACAGTTGATTTAAGCTCCTACATGGGCAGGGCCTGAGCTACATGACTCACTCCCTTGGTAACTATTTGCCTCAGGGACGCAGCGTTTGTCAGTGACACTCACAGCGCCTATAGATGTCAGAGGAGCTGCTcgttaaatatttttaacagaAAGCTAAAAACTTGCTCTGACGTCCTGAttcaggtctgaaactctttgtTTCTAcgcttcacactgctgcagctctATTAAAATCCTATTATCTTATTATTAATAAAACTTTTCCGTCTTTATCATGATGAAAATACTGAACACAGAACATGTGTTCAGATGACAACACAAGACATCTGAACACATGCTCTGTGATTTTACTTTCACAGAATAatagaaaaattaaataatgacATCACAGCCCTTATTGCTTCAGTTATTACCAGAGTTCACACTCTCTCATGGACAAACTTTCAAAACTTGGGCGATGTGgctctaaaataatatcacgatattttatTATGCGATAAAGATATTAatgacctggatatgaagctgtctgagtcactggccTCGTTTAAGTCTCTCCTAAAAACATACGTATATCATAAAGCATATCCTGACTTTATCTGAGcttctattttatcattatcttactgacattttattatcttgattttaacTTTGGCCTTATTTTACCTTTTActagatgacattttatttgttttattcttcctGTGTTTTATTGCACAGCGCTTtctaactgtgttttgaaaggtgctgtataaataaagtttattattattattatcatgatattgatgatatgacaaattagtaaaaatatatatatgtattattaatttaagaacatagaatagcaacaaaataagtgacatagtttcacagtttgcttcaaatattcaataaaactacaaaaaaacgACCTCTCGTTTCTTTAGTTTTAACAAcaggattttgacgacttccaCGCCTTTTCCAGGCCTTGAACATGTGGCTGTGAAATTCCCTGACTCTCCCAGGTTCCCCATAAGCGTGGGAACCCTGTATGACTGTAAATAAAACCATCAGCCTGTGTATCAGTGTTATCATCAGTGCTTATCAGTATTAGTGTCAGAAGCTCTGTGAGGCAGATACACTCACTGACCCCAGCTGCTGTGTTCAGGAACATCAGGAAAAGAAACCACCCTGTATCTGATTACAAAAGACTTAATAAGGAAAGGTTATATCAATCATTATATTTATAGATATATATCAAACAAAGCAACTGTCACCAACCCGCTCGCCCCCCTCTGAGGAATGTGACAGCTTCCTGTGCCAGCTCTGCCACCACGTCCGGTGTTAATCAGCACGTTGCCACCTGCTAACGCCCCCCTGATCAATCAGGACCAGCAGCACACTGGTTCCAgtaaacacagctcaaacacaaAGCTCAGAAATAGCAGCCGCACACGGGGAACTGAAGGTCAGAGAGCAGCAGGGCGGTGAAGTTATTTTGGAAAGTTCAGCTTGTTTCTGTGACGTGACGTCAGACTGGATGGACGCCGCCTCCGTGACTGCAGCTCTGCGACCCAAAacaacacattcatacacttcTGTTTGTGATAATATTTTGCTCACATTTGCGACTTcatactgcagctgctgctctcaGGATAAATTAAGTTATATCTATATGTTTTCACAGAAAGCTGCTGCAACATAATGagcaaatgtttttaatgaacGGCTCTGCAAAGGTGtgcttcatttgttttccatCAGTATCCGCATGTAGCAATTAAAGCAGGATTAATGTTGTCAtagtttggtttaggcaactcgaagcaaccaatgaaatcttgccgactaatgacatTACTGGTCGACtgacgtttggtcgactattagagGGCAGCTCTAAAAAAAGAGtcctggatacagcgttggaggtggGGCCCAATTTGTTGCCATGAAAggtgctcagtggtgcatgaagccaaaatggttcaactcCCGTGTCTAAAAACTACCTGGATGATCGGCGCCGCTTCCAAATCATTGGGCGCATGAGCAGGTGCACTGGAGACTTCCACAGTCGAGCCGGCTGCTTCCAGTTTAGCACTCTGATAACTAAAATGGGAATAAAataatcttgcagctcttctagacgtTCCAAATGCACATATCTTGATCACTATCAATACTCAGATTAAAAGGATTTTTACcaaaaatgtttatgttgtgtgttttatgttaaaTATATAAACTGTCCGATGTTTCCGAGACAGATATCCCTGCAACTACCTGCAACTCGCAGTTCAACTAAATCAAATCtgccacaaattacacatttaaacagctcccaaatacaaaacatgtcccctgggatctatatatatataatcagcagctgatttccttcttttagtaaaatcctaaatgactgagttgttttttttccacctggacctttctgctctgccatttctcctctaatcatcaggctgtaacctgtgacaggctgttatgacaccacaactatcacacactcacatatatggagttcaTTCACGTAGGTTCACggcaaaatcacttgacgacaccgactcGTGTGCGCACgacgagagaggagagggagagacgctgtgctgctgccagaggagccgctgactgagttccctctgagtgctaagagaagtaaaacattcaggacgccacagtttattctacactactgaagctgctcctctgtttggaACCACCAAGGAGTCAGTAATAATTTCGCTTCAGTCATGCTTGTCGAAATGTTGCGAGTATCACGACATAAATTTTTCTTATTGTATTAAAAATCATACGGGAATTatcgtgaacgagatgatatgttACACCCCTATGCTGCAGACAAAGTTCAACTTCAACTACCTGACGACTCTCCATGTTGACTGACcaggtgtgcacaggtgtgaaAATGAAGCCTACACTGCCAACCAAAATGTTTGCAAGTTATTTttgcagacaaaaacacaaacaatctGCAGCAGCATCGAGAAGCACCACAGAGCTGAGTCAACTCCTCTCGCAATGAATCTGAACTTTACACGCTTCATGATTACAGATGGGTGTGCACTGGGAGCTGTGACAGCAGGTGACAAATTCCAGGTAAGTGTGACAGTGCAGTTAGCTAACAGGTGATTCTGGCTCTGATTGATAAGCTGAAATAGTTTGGAACAAGTGCGTCATTAAATCTGCACAGAGAGCCTTGAAAAGTCTGAGTTGGATACTCAGAGAAACCTGCACTGTGTGAGTGTTCTGTGTGTTTGGGTACCTCACATGACGGCAGTTCAAActccagccagcagctggttgtGCGTACGTGAGGAGAGCTCCATCGTCCCAGTTAACCATTAACCAGCCCTCTGTTTCCTTTCTGATGTGCTGCCAGACACAGGAGGAAAGAATGATTCCTTGGAAGTGTGGTGCAACCAGAGGAACACTGCCAGAGAGTGACTTTAGAGTGATGGATGTGCTTTCAAAGACAGAGTttgactgaagctgctgatgtCTGATAATCTGTAGATATCGCTCTGTGACGCCCATATAATCACCAGTAATTCATTTTCCCTGCAGAATTAACagaagcctctgaagcagcatttagaGCATCATGGGACGTGATGTTTAGCAGGGTTCACTCCCGTCTGTGGATACAGGGTGAGGCCAAAATAACACCTGACAGTCTACTGCCAAGCCACAACCTTAAAGCATCTGACATCAAATCTGATCTGTGTGAACTTTATAAAAGTCAGATCTTGTTGAGACTGTCACTCAGGATTAGGCTCACTGAGCTAAAACTAATACACTATAATACAACAGCCCCGACAGACAGAGACGCTGACACAGGTTACATGTTCAGATTGTTGCTGACTTTACAGTCATTTTAGAGGCTGTGGTAAAGaggcagcaaacacactcatacTGTCTACTTCTTATTAGAAATATTCCTACTAGTGGTCGACCGATAGTGGAAGTTTAATGGCTGATATAATGATGATAGTTTGGAGCAGGAAAAAGCTGATTAATCAGCCGATAGCACCAGCCTGCTCATGCAGGACAcagaataaaatcattttaatgtGGGACTTAATTCCTCGACTGCACTTGAACAGTGTTAGAACAGCATTAAAGTTGGTGGCGCACATGGTCGCAGTGAGTTGGCTGATTGACGCCGATGTCTTATATTTTTATCACTAATaaatgcagggaatatggtgttttactCAGAAATGATGTCCTTGTGTTATTTTTGCACTATAACCTACCTCTGTTAAACTGGCAATAACAAGAAGAactctggtactgtgaacatacatgtgaatgtcaggattattttatttcccagaggtttactgcctttttgcacatcatatttttgatttattctgtgttcaaattgttcatatgctgcttgttccacacaatttctgataataaaagtatttgaaaatagtaaaatgttcttccttcaatttatatctttgtaacgagTGTTTGAACTACATTTAAtccatcaaaagcaggtatttcagggttttttaaattgaaaaacgtaAAATTGAATCGGCCGATATATCGGTTAtcggatttttttttattccataatatcAGAATCGGCATCGGCCCAAAAAAATCTATATTGGTCGGGCCCTAGTGTTGACCATCCCAGAACTCTGACCTACAACAAACCTACGCTGGTAAACATCAGGGCGAGGTATGCTGGAATGATAGCAGAGTTAATGTGCTAATTGGACATACTATGACAGAATGGAATTTTATCGGACACTAGCCACCACCCGGGAGGGACGAGGCGGACGCGGTGCCAGCATGAACaatagaggaggaagagagccGGGATCCAAGCCAAGCTAAGAGCTAACCCCACCAGGCCTGCAGCACCATCGCTACTGCTGTCTAATGTCCGCTCCCTCGACAACAAGTTGGACGAACTGCGGTGTCTGTCATCGCTACAGCTGGACGGTACGACGCTGTTCAGAGCGGACAGAGAGGCAGCTAACTGATGAACAGATGAGCAAACTGGAAACTTAACCTTATTAGGTAACACAGATATTGACAACGTTTACCTCTGGAGACATCATTTACAGCTGAAAAagggtaataaatcacaatattcAGCAAATCACAACactttaaaattgcaataatattatATCGTGACTCGATGACATCGTATCGTGGAGCCTCTGTTGATTCCCACCCCTGATGTAAACAGCACAAACTCCATATATGAGCTGCACATGAGcattctgtatttgtttttgaaaagcacTATATAAATTAAGTTGCTTTTAAACCTTAATATGATTTACATAAATGGGATAAATAAATAGGAAGGGTTATATTAGTAATAGGAAATATAACCCCCGTAATAGCTTTtcctttcttgtttgtttgttagttcaCTAAAATATTTTGTACAGTGTCTACAGGATTCAGACAGCTTATCTCAGTGTACATCCTGATGAACAAAGTACATTTCTTAACATGCTaatatgttttcatgttgtttgaTCAACATAgtggcatgttttttttaatataagacAAGATCAAAAATGTTGTGCATGAGTCAGAAAATAAGTATTTCTGCTGTTGGATTGCAACAAGGTTTTAACAATAACCACCTTTATAAATATCACGATTTCACAGTATCATAGAATTTATACGATTATCAATCAGATTGATCCTTAAAAGAATtaaaatggatggattatttttgtttaactgaaacttgaaaccattatGTGAATGGAGGTATGTGTAAAAGTGTCCACTTTGAAAATAACTACAATAAAgttaagcaaatgtacacattATGATAACGGTCATCTTTTATATCACTGCAACTCTAGTCTGCTGATTTATACTGCCAAAGGTTTTTCTAATATAATAAACAGAATCTGAATATGGTTTAAAATCCAGATTTGGGATTTGtgatacttttattttaatttttctagcagcaaaacacaaacacagctcttTAGATGACGCTGTGAAACACTGTTAATGTATTGTTTCATTAATCTAATATATATCGTCCTCggtatatttcattttaatatttttaagatgtcattttaaaataaaatatccacACTACCACCTTAGGTCACTGCAGCTAGGTTCATAACCAATGGGGAAAAAGCCTGGAGGGGGTTTGACCAATAGGAGCGCCGATCCGAGCTGACAAGCCAATAGGATTTCGCTATGTAGAGAGGCGGGGATGTAAGTGCCAACAGGTTGTATAACTTTCTCCTGTGTTTAATCTGGTGAAATAAAACCGGATATATGAGGATTATTAAATACAATTAACAATAAAACGATTAAAGATGCTCCCATACAGACTGTTTTACATTCAGCGCGTCTTTTAGAAGTCAGAGAACTACGGTAGCTTCCCTGCTCCGTACTGCTAGCTAGCAGCTCAGACTTAGTACTTAATAACGTTTCCCGCCATGTAAacgtaaataaaataaaatacgaACCCATCTGAATACAGGATGAACTCCTCAGCGACATTTCAGCAGACTCCATGTCGATATCAGGCGTGTTTGGAGGAACGTATCAGCATTTAACTCCACCAAGATCCAGGGAAATCACACTAGCGACGAACAAAACAATCGATGTAAAATCCAACATGGCGCCGATCTCTCTTCTTcgctctcctcctgcagcctcAGCAGCGGTTAGCTCAGTGCTGCCTCTGGTGGCCATGACGGGTGTCGCACCTCAATAATGAATGGTACCAAAATGAAgtctttctttttatcttttctaTTCAGTTTCTATTCTATGGAGGAATTATGTTGATGAAAGGACAACTTATTAAATTTCTCTGCTAATAACCAGCATATTATCCATCCTGTCACTATATACAGTTACTGTTTGAGGCTGTGAGGAAcaataatgtgtatttttatttttttcctggacGTGTGgtaagaaaatatatattcagtAAAACTCTtcctacataaataaaatgtcaacttAATTGGCTGTTTAAGTTACTTTGATTCAGACAGCAGTGACACAGCTGCTCCTTCAATAGGTGGGTGTCTTAAACACATGGAAACACTCCCATCTAGTGTCTGGTGAAGGTAACTACAGGAGGAAGATCATGGACACCAGCCCAGAGACATTCCATAGAACAAACTTAATAATTAAAGCCcttaaactagaattaccacctcgtGGTTGTACACCCCTGCGCACCActgaagttgcagttacagtctccatccatgtcagtgaaaacatggatgcttcacacacacaagatctatacaatcagcacagtttcaagattagagtcaccaattcagtatctgaccaaatgtctccccttctgttcctgagatatgacgctgagtaaTGGACAGAGCAAGcagagcaaaataaaatcagagtAACCCCAGGTACAACAAACAGCCTTTGCTTGGTGAAACATCCCTTTAATGATCTCATAGAACAGTGTTTGATATCAGTAGTTcacaaaaaccacaaatattTTATGCTATACACCGACATATCTGACTACAAAACTTTACAAATATGTATACAAGATTATATACACAAAACGGAGagaaatacattattttttttatcaggagAAATAATCACAATTTTCTAAAGGGATACCAGTAGCAGTACATATCATAAAACATGATCACATATAAATGGAACATTTCTCATCTCTTTACAAAGAGGAAACTGTTAACGCTGCCTGCTGTGcatcttaaaacaaaacaatttaaaaaaggacAACTGTCAACTCGTTAACCACCATTTTTCATTGTGCTGCAGCCCACCTGCCTCAAGAGGGAAGACGTTCAGAGTCACTTTCTCCATGACTCCATCTGTCACCATTTGCATTTACACAGTGACTCATGTgtacaagcagcagcagccacaagGAT includes:
- the egln3 gene encoding egl nine homolog 3, with the translated sequence MPFIEHVSDADLECLALERIVPALLAHGFCYVDDVLGELAGGVVLEQVKDMHRSGALQDGRLAGSVRGVHRRRIRGDKIAWVSGAERGCEAINFLLNLIDKLISVCASRLGCKKIRERSKAMVACYPGNGAGYVKHVDNPNHDGRCITCIYYLNKNWDAKEHGGILRIFPEGKSYVADIKPLFDRLLLFWSDRRNPHEVQPSYATRYAITVWYFDSEERAEAKKRFRDSTARQQESSSS